A region of Homo sapiens chromosome 17, GRCh38.p14 Primary Assembly DNA encodes the following proteins:
- the ZNF18 gene encoding zinc finger protein 18 isoform X2: protein MPVDLGQALGLLPSLAKAEDSQFSESDAALQEELSSPETARQLFRQFRYQVMSGPHETLKQLRKLCFQWLQPEVHTKEQILEILMLEQFLTILPGEIQMWVRKQCPGSGEEAVTLVESLKGDPQRLWQWISIQVLGQDILSEKMESPSCQVGEVEPHLEVVPQELGLENSSSGPGELLSHIVKEESDTEAELALAASQPARLEERLIRDQDLGASLLPAAPQEQWRQLDSTQKEQYWDLMLETYGKMVSGGISHPKSDLTNSIEFGEELAGIYLHVNEKIPRPTCIGDRQENDKENLNLENHRDQELLHASCQASGEVPSQASLRGFFTEDEPGCFGEGENLPEALQNIQDEGTGEQLSPQERISEKQLGQHLPNPHSGEMSTMWLEEKRETSQKGQPRAPMAQKLPTCRECGKTFYRNSQLIFHQRTHTGETYFQCTICKKAFLRSSDFVKHQRTHTGEKPCKCDYCGKGFSDFSGLRHHEKIHTGEKPYKCPICEKSFIQRSNFNRHQRVHTGEKPYKCSHCGKSFSWSSSLDKHQRSHLGKKPFQ from the exons ATGCCCGTTGACTTGGGGCAGGCCCTAGGCCTGCTGCCATCGCTGGCGAAGGCCGAGGACTCCCAGTTCTCAGAATCAGATGCTGCCCTTCAAGAGGAACTCTCCAGCCCTGAGACCGCACGCCAGCTTTTCAGGCAGTTCCGTTACCAGGTGATGTCTGGGCCTCATGAGACCTTGAAGCAACTTCGGAAGCTCTGTTTCCAGTGGCTACAGCCAGAGGTTCACACCAAAGAGCAGATCCTAGAGATCCTCATGTTGGAGCAGTTTCTGACCATCCTGCCTGGGGAGATCCAGATGTGGGTGCGGAAACAGTGTCCAGGAAGTGGAGAAGAGGCAGTGACCCTTGTGGAAAGCTTGAAGGGGGACCCCCAGAGACTGTGGCAATGG ATCAGTATCCAGGTTCTAGGACAGGACATCTTATCAGAGAAGATGGAATCTCCAAGCTGCCAAGTGGGGGAAGTGGAGCCCCATCTTGAAGTGGTGCCTCAGGAGTTGGGACTTGAGAATTCATCCTCAGGGcctggggagcttctgagccacaTCGTGAAAGAGGAATCTGACACAGAAGCAGAACTAG CCCTGGCTGCCTCCCAGCCTGCCCGACTGGAGGAAAGGCTGATCAGAGACCAGGACCTCGGAGCCTCACTGCTCCCAGCAGCACCTCAG gaacagTGGAGACAACTGGATTCCACTCAAAAGGAGCAATACTGGGATCTCATGCTGGAGACCTATGGGAAAATGGTCTCAGGAG GCATTTCCCATCCCAAATCTGACCTGACTAATTCAATAGAATTTGGGGAAGAGCTGGCAGGAATATACCTTCATGTCAATGAGAAGATCCCAAGACCCACCTGCATAG gaGATAGACAAGAGAATGACAAGGAGAACCTAAATTTGGAGAATCACAGGGACCAGGAGCTCCTGCATGCTTCCTGTCAAGCTTCAGGAGAGGTTCCTTCTCAGGCTTCCTTGAGGGGCTTCTTCACTGAGGATGAGCCAGgatgctttggagaaggagagaatCTCCCTGAGGCTCTGCAAAACATTCAGGATGAGGGAACAGGGGAACAGCTGTCTCCTCAAGAAAGGATTTCTGAGAAACAACTAGGTCAGCATTTGCCTAATCCTCATTCAGGAGAAATGTCCACCATGTGGcttgaggagaagagagagacctCCCAGAAGGGGCAGCCAAGAGCCCCCATGGCCCAGAAGCTCCCCACCTGCAGGGAGTGTGGGAAGACCTTTTATAGGAATTCTCAGCTTATTTTTCACCAAAGAACTCACACCGGAGAGACATACTTTCAGTGCACCATCTGCAAAAAAGCCTTTCTGCGGAGTTCAGACTTTGTGAAGCATCAGAGAACTCACACGGGAGAGAAGCCCTGTAAATGTGATTACTGTGGGAAAGGCTTTAGTGACTTCTCAGGATTGCGCCACCACGAGAAAatccacacaggagagaaaccctataaatgtccTATCTGTGAGAAAAGTTTCATTCAGAGATCAAACTTTAATAGACATCAGAGggttcacactggagagaaaccttataaaTGTTCGCACTGTGGGAAAAGTTTCAGCTGGAGCTCGAGCCTTGACAAACATCAAAGATCCCACTTAGGAAAGAAGCCCTTTCAATAG
- the ZNF18 gene encoding zinc finger protein 18 isoform X1, translating into MPVDLGQALGLLPSLAKAEDSQFSESDAALQEELSSPETARQLFRQFRYQVMSGPHETLKQLRKLCFQWLQPEVHTKEQILEILMLEQFLTILPGEIQMWVRKQCPGSGEEAVTLVESLKGDPQRLWQWISIQVLGQDILSEKMESPSCQVGEVEPHLEVVPQELGLENSSSGPGELLSHIVKEESDTEAELALAASQPARLEERLIRDQDLGASLLPAAPQEQWRQLDSTQKEQYWDLMLETYGKMVSGAGISHPKSDLTNSIEFGEELAGIYLHVNEKIPRPTCIGDRQENDKENLNLENHRDQELLHASCQASGEVPSQASLRGFFTEDEPGCFGEGENLPEALQNIQDEGTGEQLSPQERISEKQLGQHLPNPHSGEMSTMWLEEKRETSQKGQPRAPMAQKLPTCRECGKTFYRNSQLIFHQRTHTGETYFQCTICKKAFLRSSDFVKHQRTHTGEKPCKCDYCGKGFSDFSGLRHHEKIHTGEKPYKCPICEKSFIQRSNFNRHQRVHTGEKPYKCSHCGKSFSWSSSLDKHQRSHLGKKPFQ; encoded by the exons ATGCCCGTTGACTTGGGGCAGGCCCTAGGCCTGCTGCCATCGCTGGCGAAGGCCGAGGACTCCCAGTTCTCAGAATCAGATGCTGCCCTTCAAGAGGAACTCTCCAGCCCTGAGACCGCACGCCAGCTTTTCAGGCAGTTCCGTTACCAGGTGATGTCTGGGCCTCATGAGACCTTGAAGCAACTTCGGAAGCTCTGTTTCCAGTGGCTACAGCCAGAGGTTCACACCAAAGAGCAGATCCTAGAGATCCTCATGTTGGAGCAGTTTCTGACCATCCTGCCTGGGGAGATCCAGATGTGGGTGCGGAAACAGTGTCCAGGAAGTGGAGAAGAGGCAGTGACCCTTGTGGAAAGCTTGAAGGGGGACCCCCAGAGACTGTGGCAATGG ATCAGTATCCAGGTTCTAGGACAGGACATCTTATCAGAGAAGATGGAATCTCCAAGCTGCCAAGTGGGGGAAGTGGAGCCCCATCTTGAAGTGGTGCCTCAGGAGTTGGGACTTGAGAATTCATCCTCAGGGcctggggagcttctgagccacaTCGTGAAAGAGGAATCTGACACAGAAGCAGAACTAG CCCTGGCTGCCTCCCAGCCTGCCCGACTGGAGGAAAGGCTGATCAGAGACCAGGACCTCGGAGCCTCACTGCTCCCAGCAGCACCTCAG gaacagTGGAGACAACTGGATTCCACTCAAAAGGAGCAATACTGGGATCTCATGCTGGAGACCTATGGGAAAATGGTCTCAGGAG CAGGCATTTCCCATCCCAAATCTGACCTGACTAATTCAATAGAATTTGGGGAAGAGCTGGCAGGAATATACCTTCATGTCAATGAGAAGATCCCAAGACCCACCTGCATAG gaGATAGACAAGAGAATGACAAGGAGAACCTAAATTTGGAGAATCACAGGGACCAGGAGCTCCTGCATGCTTCCTGTCAAGCTTCAGGAGAGGTTCCTTCTCAGGCTTCCTTGAGGGGCTTCTTCACTGAGGATGAGCCAGgatgctttggagaaggagagaatCTCCCTGAGGCTCTGCAAAACATTCAGGATGAGGGAACAGGGGAACAGCTGTCTCCTCAAGAAAGGATTTCTGAGAAACAACTAGGTCAGCATTTGCCTAATCCTCATTCAGGAGAAATGTCCACCATGTGGcttgaggagaagagagagacctCCCAGAAGGGGCAGCCAAGAGCCCCCATGGCCCAGAAGCTCCCCACCTGCAGGGAGTGTGGGAAGACCTTTTATAGGAATTCTCAGCTTATTTTTCACCAAAGAACTCACACCGGAGAGACATACTTTCAGTGCACCATCTGCAAAAAAGCCTTTCTGCGGAGTTCAGACTTTGTGAAGCATCAGAGAACTCACACGGGAGAGAAGCCCTGTAAATGTGATTACTGTGGGAAAGGCTTTAGTGACTTCTCAGGATTGCGCCACCACGAGAAAatccacacaggagagaaaccctataaatgtccTATCTGTGAGAAAAGTTTCATTCAGAGATCAAACTTTAATAGACATCAGAGggttcacactggagagaaaccttataaaTGTTCGCACTGTGGGAAAAGTTTCAGCTGGAGCTCGAGCCTTGACAAACATCAAAGATCCCACTTAGGAAAGAAGCCCTTTCAATAG